The window AAGAATAGCATTAGCTAATAATTACACAGCTCTTGCCAAAGACCAAGGACTGTTCTAAGTCCTTCCttgcttatgttttttttaagatttatttatttatttttaaagatttattcattttattacagccagatatacacagaggaggagagacagagaggaagatcttccatccgatgattcactccccaagtgaaccgcaatgggccgatgcgcgccgatccgatgccgggaaccaggaacctcctccgggtctcccacgcgggtgcagggtcccaatgcattggggtgtcctcaactgctttcccaggccacaagcagggagctggatgggaagtggagccaccgggattagaaccggtgcccacatgggatcccggggctttcaaagcgaggacttcagccgctaggccatgccgccgggcccaagatttatttttattggaaagacagaaatacagagaggaggagagacagagaggaagatcttccgtctgatggttcactccccaagtagccgcaatggctggagctgagctaatgcaaagccaggagcatggagcctcctccaggtctcccacgcgggtgcagggtcccaaggctttgggccgtcctcgactgctttcccaggccacaagcagggagctggatgggaagtggagctgctgggattaaaaccggtgcccatatgggatcctggtgcgtataaagcgaggacttcagccacttggctaccgcactgggcccaggactGATTTTCAATGTCCAGCTCCTCATAAGCCTTCCCcctcccggtgcattcaaggcgaggactttcactgTGACGCgattgcgctgggccctccttATGTAATTGTTAACTCCTAGCAATCCTGCAAAGTAGTAGCTTTGACTATATCTACTTTtcagaagaggaaactgaggcacaacagTTCATTGTTCAAATCATTGAACTAGTAGAGCAGGGAGATGAGAGTCAAACCCTGGACTTCTGGCTCCAGAGTCTGAACTGAACTGAGAAAGCAGCGTTGAGTTGGTAGAATGTTTAGGGGAAAAAGGATTGAATGTCAGTGAGGATAGGTGGAGGGTGAGGGAGAATAGGAGAGTCTATGTTGTTCGGAAGAATAATAGGATGAGGTTGCCATGCTGGTAGCAAGAACAGAGTTCCACAGAACAACAGggttcaaagaaagaaaagtggagtAGGGGCCAGTGTTCttgtgtagcaggttaagccacctacAATGGCAGCATCTCATGCAGTGCTTGTTCGAGTCCAGCTTGCTACTCTTCTGGCCCCGCTATCtacgaatgcacctgggaaatcggcagatggcccaagtgtgtgagccactgcaccaatgtggaagactaATGAAGCCCCCAGCTTTGAATTGGAAGAGGCCCAAGAATACCAGCAAACATagttggagggagagagggtggtgtggagagggagggagggcaaagAATCATTGCTAGGAATGACAAGGACAGTAATGTGGCCTTGGCAGATTGTTAAAGGAAGGGAAGCTCCCTGAACATCAAGGAGATCTGTTGGAGCAAGAGATCTTAGCTCCCAGCCGTGCATGGTCTGTCTCACTTTGATTTAGGGCTTGATCTGCAACAAAACACTCTGCAAGCCTTTCTTAGATAAGCCATAAAATGTTTATTGAGCAGGGagaataaaataagcaaagataAAAGAGCCCAAGGTAAGAGGAAAAAGGGGAGATTACTGCTGCCCACAGCAGTAATTTTCCCCACAAGATCATATACCTGGACCTACATATGCTCTCAAGATTAATAaactcgggcctggcggcgtggcctagtggctaaagtcctctccttgaacgcgccaggatcccatatgggcaccggttctaatcccggcagctccacttcccatccagctccctgcttgtggcctgggaaagcagttgaggacggcccaaagccttgggactctgcacctgtgtgggagacctggaagaagttcctggatcctggctttagatcagcatagcatcggccattacgctcgcttggggagtgaatcatcggtaggaagatcttcttttctgtctctcctcctctgtgtatatctgcctttccaataaaaataaataaatcttaaagaaaaactaaaaaaaaaaagattagtaaaCTTAGTACATTCACTTGAAGTGCCCAGCACATGCCAGAAAGTGTTCTTGGCATTGGATAGGCACAAAATAAACCTGTGGGACAAAACCCTGAGGCTTACCTTTTAGCAGGGAGATAAGTATATGAGCAAAGACTAGGTAAACCAATGCACAGGCTCATAAGCCTTGAGGCCAAAGCCATGACCTGGAAACCATGCATCACTAGATGACAAAACCGGatacaaatagttttttttaatttatttatcttattggaaaggcagatatacaggccgtcctttcccaggccacaggcagggagctggatgaaagtggggccactgggtttagaaccggcgcccatatgggatcccggcgcattcaaggggtGGACTtgaaccgctatgctatcatgccaggcccccaaacaGTTTTTATTCTTACTTGCTGTGACTTTTGCTACCTTACACTTAAGAACCATTAATGTTTAATCGTGACACCCAGACTTTTCTCACTAGTTATGTAATACAGCCTATGTCCTCCTTTCTAAACTTGAGaaaatcctgatttttaaaaacacatccaatgtcaaaattgaaaaaaaaaggggggggggaggattACGGACCTGTAAATGCTATAAAGAGAGTTCAAATATGGAATGGCAGAGGGAAGAGGCAGGTACGCAGGAGTGGTCAAGAAGGACCCGTGTGGGGAGgcgacatttttttttaaagtagattttacagagaggaaaggacagataaagaagaccttccatctactggttcattgcccaaatggacgcaacaatcagagctgacccaaagccaggaacgtggAGCtttttcctagtctcccacacgggtgcagggtcccaaggctttgggttgtccttgactgctttcccaggccacgagcagggagctggatgggaagcggggctgccaggattagaaccagcgcccatatgggatcccagtgcgtgcaaggcgaggactttagccacctggCTCCGTACTGGGCCCGGGACTGAGTTTCAAtgtccacctgctcattcacctTCCCCCTCCCCGAAGCGCTGCCTGACTGAAGGGCAGGTGGCGTGATGGTTTTGGGCTGCTGCTATTGGAGACTTTCCACCGCCTGGAAAAAGTTTCTAAGGACTTTTCGTTTCCTGGCCTAGCGCCCGGAGCAGCAGCCTATGCCCCTACGTCCTGCGCGGCAGTTGACTGTCCAGGGGTAGGCCCCGCCCCGCGGCTCGGCCTCGGCCAATCAGCGAGCGCTTGCAGCCCAGAGTGTAGAAGCTGGGGAAACATGGCTGCGGCGTGTCGTAGCGTGAAGGTAGGTAGTTTCTTTCCTTTGCCGCCTGTCCCGCTACATGGGCCGGGATGGCGCGGACGCAGAACCTGCGGGGCGACATCGGTGTCCCAAGAGACGGTCGTCGTTTTGCAGGTCTGGGGTTGCGGCATTTGAGCTCAGGCAGTGAAGTCAGTACCTACTCCGGGGTGCACTCGTTTTTATTGAAGGGGTCGTAGGACTGGCTGCCGGCATTGagacccgccccccccccagttccCCCAGTCAGAGGACGCGGCACACCTGGGTCGTACCAAAGGGGTCACCCGGAGCCGCCCCTCCCCCTTTCTCCGCAGAAGCTGGGAGAACGGATAGGTGAAAGGACGACAGTGGTGTACAAACTGTGTCTCCCTCTTCCCAGGGTCTGGTAGCCGTTATAACCGGGGGAGCCTCTGGCCTGGGCTTGGCCACTGCGAAACGACTAGTGGCTCAGGGGGCCTCGGCTGTGCTTCTGGACCTGCCCAACTCCGATGGGGAGGCGCAAGCCAAGAATTTAGGAAAGAGCTGCACCTTTGCCCCAGCTGATGTAAGTGCAATTATCTCTCATCTCCTGCGATGTGGGCTGTCATGTGAGCGTGCTGTGTCCATGGCCTTGGCCCTTTTCACCCTAGCCTTCCAAACTTTGTGGGAGTATCTGTGATGTCAGGAGTCacagcagtgggggaggggacgtGGCTGAATGTCCCGGAGGCAGTTGGAAACTGGATATGTGTGCTAGCCTAGAATTTTACTAAGTTGAAAACCTGTCATCATAAAACAAAGtgcagaaagtagagcttgatgCATCCTTTTGGACGGTAGGGATCTCAAAAAAACACTAGTTTTtcttcttgtaatttttttttttttttgagattgattAACCTCAAACTGCACAGAATAGAGCTTGATGGATCATTTTGGTGGGTAGCGATATGAAAAAAACtagtttttcttctgattttttttgagcTTGATTAAcctcaaaaagagagagatcttccaacctctgTTTGATTACCCAGGTAGACTCAAAGGCCAGACTAATACCAGGAACTctatccggatctcccacatgggtggcagggacccaagctgttGGACCATTGGACCATCTTTTATTACTTTCCTCAcaccattagcagaaagctatatttgaagtggagcagctaggactaaaCCAGCATCCACAAGGGGCACTGGTGTTGCTAccctacaccacaatgctggcctcagtgATTTTCAAAACAGACCCAAAGCAATTGGAAGTCTGCAGAGGCATGtggattgatttctttttcttttcttttttttttttttaagatttttttttaatttgaaagacagatttcagagagagaggaaagagagatcttccatccactggttcactcctcaagtggctacaatggccagagccgagctgattcaaagccaggagtcaggagcttgtcttgggtctcccatgtggatgtaggagtctaaggacttgagccatcctccattgcttttccaggtcagcCCCTGCCTGCATCAGTCCCTGGCATGTAAATTTCTTAAGGAGGATACACTGAAAAGTTTTATAGTCATGCCCTATGGAATATCTAAGGTCTTCTCCTTTGCCCGACTCTTCTCTCTCAGTTCTACCATAACCCTTTTCCCTTAACTCATACAGTTCTGTTTCCAAGGGCTGGtccaatggcttaactggctaatcttccccttgccttgaatgcaccaggatcccatatgggtgccggttcatgcccggcagctccacttcccatccagctccctgcctgtggcctgggaaagcagtcgaggacggcctaaagccttgggaccctgcacccgtgtgggagacgtggaagaggctcctggcttcagattggctcagttccagccattgtagtcatttgggtagtgaaccagtggatggaagatctttgtctctccttctctctgttaatctgcctttctaatgaaaataaatgaaaacaattctGTTCTCAGCCAGAGAGCAAACCTGTCCTCTGCCCCCCTAGTGTAGAGGTGAGACTATGTCCTGGGAGATGCACACTTTGCCGTTTGTCCCTTTGAAGGTGACCTCTGAGAAGGACGTGCAAGCAGCTCTGACTCTAGCAAAAGACAAGTTTGGCCGAGTAGATGTGGCTGTCAACTGTGCAGGCATCGCAGTGGCCATCAAGACTTACAACTCGAAGAAGAACCTGCCTCATGCCTTGCAGGACTTCCAGCGGGTCCTCAACGTAAGGCTTTGCAGGCTTTCTTAGTGGTAGGAGTTCAGAGGTGTGTGGGAGGACCCCCTTCTGCCTTGGCTCCTACGTCATGACCCCTCCCATCCTGCAGGTGAATCTCATAGGCACCTTCAACGTGATCCGCCTGGTGGCAGGGGAGATGAGCCAGAATGAACCGGATGAGGGAGGCCAGCGTGGAGTCATCATCAACACTGCCAGCGTTGCTGCCTTTGAGGGCCAGGTGTGTGGGCAGGGCCAAGGCTTGTGTCTCCACAGTGACTTGTGGAGGCCCTCCCACCTATGATTTACACACCTTCCCCAGGTTGGCCAAGCTGCATACTCGGCTTCCAAGGGCGGCATAGTGGGGATGACGCTGCCCATTGCCCGGGATCTGGCTCCCATAGGCATCCGGGTGATGACTATTGCTCCAGGTATGCAATTTttcctctccctgctctgcctAGGTTTGGTTGGGATCTGTGGTCATTGAACAGGGAAGTGGTACACCATCTAAGCGATGGCACTCTTCCATCTGTGGGCCCCAGGGAAACGGCagggggaggagggtctggggcCAGATGAATGCCATGGGCAGGACCCTGACTCTGGCATCTCCCCTAGGCCTGTTTGGCACCCCGCTGCTGACCACTCTGCCAGAGAAGGTGCGCACCTTCTTGGCCAGCCAGGTGCCCTTCCCCAACCGACTGGGTGATCCTGATGAATATGCTCATCTGATCCAGAGCATCATTGAAAACCCGTTCCTCAACGGAGAGGTCATCCGGCTGGACGGGGCCATCCGCCTGCAGCCTTGAAGGGAGCAGGCAGAGAAGACGTGTTCCTCTGCCTCCCTTCCCAGTAACTGCCCACGGGTCACCCTCTGTGCCTAATAAAGTTCGTTTCTCACAGGGCATAAGCGGCGTTGTGTGCCTGCAGGTGGACTGTTAGGGGGAAGTGTGAGAGCCCTGGGGTAGGGATGGGCGTGGCTGTGGGGATGGGTGAGGCGCTACATTGCACTGTTTGTGTCCTGTTCCAACAACATGTGACCTTGAGGCTaatgaatatatgtattttctCAGGTAGAAAGTGAGGGTATTGGCTCAGATCTCTCCCACTGGGGGAATGGGTTAGGGGTGAGGGTTCGGAGACTTTGTCGACTTCCCCTCCAGGCATCTGTTGAGCTTGATGAAGAGGAAGGTGGTGGGGGGAAGAGATGCCCATTGTGAACTCAGCGGCTGCTGGTGTTGAACTGCAGGTAGTACTGGTCTGTAGGCTGGTTGGTGTAGATCATCGAGTTCAGATGCTTCTGCCTGTGAAAGAAGGTCAGAGCATCCGGCTGCAGGGCTGCCCCCAtctgccctgctccctgcctcccttctgcAGTCTCCCTGGCCGTGTATCCGTGCTACAGCCCCGCTGCCGCCACTGCCCAAGACCTGACTCACTGAGCTTTTTGCTCGGAGGCCAGGTACTGGTTGAGGGAGCCTAGCCCCCTGCGCAGTTCGGCACACAGTATCCTCTCCTGCTCTTCCAGCTCCTCTGTCGCCTTGGCTGCACACACTGTCTGCTTTTGCCATTCGGCCTCCTGAGCTTTCTCAGCCTGGCGCTGGGCCTCCCTCTCTTGGCGTTGGGCCTCCTGGGTCTTGCGGATGGCTGCTCGTTGCTCTGGAGTCATGCCCTTCCAGCTGTGAGGCAGGACCCGGTGCAGGGCCTTGATGTTCTGGGCCACCTTCGGGTTCTCGGTCAGCAGGTCACTGTTGACCTGGCTCCATATCTCCTTGCGGTTGGCCTCCTGTTCACGCTGCCGCTCGGTGCGCTGCCGCCTGGCCTTCTCAGCTGCCTGAGAGAGTGCTTGAGATGGTAACCATTTGCTGCCCAGCCTCAGGCAGACCCTCCCgaatgggggtgggtgggaaatgtaGCCTCCtctcagaggaaaagagaggggtggggtgattggGAAACTGTAACCCACCCACCCTGCCTCAGGCTGAAAGGCTGAAGATGACGAGGCACTATCTTGTTCTCTAGTCTCCTGCATCTGCCGTTACAGAGCGGCAACCTGTGCCCCAATAGGGACAGCAAGGTGAATGGCAGGTGCTGATTGAAGAGGGGCTGGGGATGCATGAGGGGTCAGATATGCTCCAAGTCCCCTGGGACTTCGTTCAGGGGCTGGGGAGAACCTGGGCTGAGCCTGGGCCACCAGCTGGCTCAGGCCAACATACCTGAGCCTTGTTGGCGTTGGCCATCGCACACTTCATGGCTATGCGACAGGACTCCTCCAGCTTGGCGATCTGACTGGCCCGCAGCTCTGCGGCCATCCGCAGCTGGTCACTGAGCACATCTATGGACGAGAAATGTGACCAGGGCCCTGAGgtggcctgctgccttcctgcttgGCTTACTTGACCATTTGTTTAGTAAGTCTtggatctgtgtgtgtatgtgtgtttctgggAGGAGGGGAGCGTCCGAGCTGAACGGCAGCAACAAGGTCTTTGTAAGTGCCCAAGTGAAAGATGCTGCTGCCTTGTGGACTGTGGTCCCCATGCCAGCTCGAGCACTTCTGGCCTTACAGAAATTTCTTtcacttctctgagcctcaggcCAAGGGTCATGTGTTGGATCCTGAAGACACCATGGAATTATATCCTGGCCTCCAAGGACTCCCTGTCTAGTAGGTGAGACAGATGAAATATAATTGAGACCATAAGCTGGAAGGGACACTTGGAGAGAGGCATGAGAGCACTTCACAAAAGCCAGtggaaaaaggaaattcaaaggtGTTTCTTTGGGTGCACAAACCATTGACATgcatccagtttttttttttcatgtggacatttcccacaagctttttgaagactcatACATAGGGTATTAGGTGGTGAGTGAGACTAAGAC is drawn from Ochotona princeps isolate mOchPri1 chromosome X, mOchPri1.hap1, whole genome shotgun sequence and contains these coding sequences:
- the RIBC1 gene encoding RIB43A-like with coiled-coils protein 1 isoform X2; its protein translation is MASQMLEKEAAERAYRQAKTMQNCLDQKECLHKNEYNLWNSNPLWPQPGVSDPYCDASSLQYFSGEDLHKAACLRMQQEQFRASLNTQVQQQQQAKTEQMRVDVLSDQLRMAAELRASQIAKLEESCRIAMKCAMANANKAQAAEKARRQRTERQREQEANRKEIWSQVNSDLLTENPKVAQNIKALHRVLPHSWKGMTPEQRAAIRKTQEAQRQEREAQRQAEKAQEAEWQKQTVCAAKATEELEEQERILCAELRRGLGSLNQYLASEQKAQQKHLNSMIYTNQPTDQYYLQFNTSSR
- the RIBC1 gene encoding RIB43A-like with coiled-coils protein 1 isoform X1, with amino-acid sequence MFKLDMSADPKEMAAIEARRNREKERQNRFFNVRNRLIGVDIEALNNQVEERKIREAEERYKEHVYGVSYIQHDMASQMLEKEAAERAYRQAKTMQNCLDQKECLHKNEYNLWNSNPLWPQPGVSDPYCDASSLQYFSGEDLHKAACLRMQQEQFRASLNTQVQQQQQAKTEQMRVDVLSDQLRMAAELRASQIAKLEESCRIAMKCAMANANKAQAAEKARRQRTERQREQEANRKEIWSQVNSDLLTENPKVAQNIKALHRVLPHSWKGMTPEQRAAIRKTQEAQRQEREAQRQAEKAQEAEWQKQTVCAAKATEELEEQERILCAELRRGLGSLNQYLASEQKAQQKHLNSMIYTNQPTDQYYLQFNTSSR
- the HSD17B10 gene encoding 3-hydroxyacyl-CoA dehydrogenase type-2, with amino-acid sequence MAAACRSVKGLVAVITGGASGLGLATAKRLVAQGASAVLLDLPNSDGEAQAKNLGKSCTFAPADVTSEKDVQAALTLAKDKFGRVDVAVNCAGIAVAIKTYNSKKNLPHALQDFQRVLNVNLIGTFNVIRLVAGEMSQNEPDEGGQRGVIINTASVAAFEGQVGQAAYSASKGGIVGMTLPIARDLAPIGIRVMTIAPGLFGTPLLTTLPEKVRTFLASQVPFPNRLGDPDEYAHLIQSIIENPFLNGEVIRLDGAIRLQP